Proteins from one Coregonus clupeaformis isolate EN_2021a chromosome 29, ASM2061545v1, whole genome shotgun sequence genomic window:
- the LOC121544976 gene encoding kelch-like protein 28: MDQQAQSYMLASLTRPHSEQLLQGLQLLRQDHELCDIVLRVGDAKIHAHKVVLASISPYFKAMFTGNLSEKETSEVEFQCIDEAALQAIVEYAYTGTVFISQERVESLLPAANLLQVKLVLKECCSFLESQLDAGNCIGISRFAETYGCHDLCLAATKFICQNFEEVCQTEEFFELTRAELDEIVSNDCLKVVTEETVFYALESWIKYDVTERQQYLAQLLHCVRLPLLSVKFLTRLYEANHLIRDDHACKHLLNEALKYHFMPEHRLSYQTVLSTRPRCAPKVLLAVGGKAGLFATLESMEMYFPQTDSWIGLAPLSVPRYEFGVAVLDQKVYVVGGIATHMRQGISYRRHESTVESWDPDSNTWSTVERMAECRSTLGVVVLAGELYALGGYDGQYYLQSVEKYVPKVKEWQPVAPMTKSRSCFATAVLDGMVYAIGGYGPAHMNSVERYDPSKDAWEMVAPMADKRINFGVGVMLGFIFVVGGHNGVSHLSSIERYDPHQNQWTACRPMNEPRTGVGSAIVDNYLYVVGGHSGSSYLNAVQRYDPITDSWLDSSGMMYCRCNFGLTAL, from the exons ATGGACCAGCAGGCCCAGTCCTATATGCTTGCCAGTCTGACGCGGCCCCACTCTGAGCAGCTGCTGCAAGGTCTCCAGCTGTTGCGGCAGGACCATGAGCTGTGCGACATTGTGCTGCGTGTGGGTGATGCCAAGATCCATGCCCACAAAGTGGTGCTGGCGAGCATCAGCCCCTACTTCAAGGCCATGTTCACGGGCAACCTGTCAGAGAAGGAGACCTCTGAGGTGGAGTTCCAGTGCATTGACGAGGCTGCGCTACAG GCCATCGTTGAGTATGCCTACACTGGCACAGTATTCATCTCACAGGAAAGAGTGGAGTCCCTACTGCCAGCTGCTAACCTGCTCCAGGTCAAGCTGGTGCTGAAGGAATGCTGCTCCTTCCTAGAGAGCCAGCTAGATGCTGGGAACTGTATAGGCATCTCCCGCTTCGCTGAGACCTATGGCTGCCATGATCTCTGCCTGGCCGCCACTAAATTCATCTGCCAGAATTTTGAAGAGGTGTGCCAGACAGAGGAGTTTTTTGAGCTGACACGGGCAGAGTTGGATGAAATAGTGTCAAACGACTGTCTGAAGGTGGTAACAGAAGAGACTGTGTTCTACGCCCTGGAGTCGTGGATCAAGTACGATGTGACTGAGCGGCAGCAGTACCTGGCTCAGCTACTGCACTGCGTCCGCCTGCCTCTCCTCAGCGTTAAGTTCCTCACCCGCCTCTACGAGGCCAACCACCTTATCCGGGATGACCACGCCTGCAAGCACCTGCTCAACGAGGCCCTCAAATACCATTTCATGCCTGAGCACCGGCTCTCCTACCAGACAGTGTTGTCCACACGGCCACGCTGTGCTCCCAAGGTGCTCCTTGCTGTGGGAGGCAAGGCTGGACTCTTTGCCACACTCGAGAG CATGGAAATGTACTTCCCTCAGACGGATTCATGGATTGGGCTTGCCCCTCTTAGTGTACCCCGCTATGAGTTTGGAGTGGCAGTGTTGGACCAGAAGGTGTATGTGGTGGGCGGCATCGCCACGCACATGCGACAGGGCATTAGCTACCGGAGACATGAGAGCACAGTGGAGAGCTGGGACCCTGACAGCAACACATGGTCCACAGTGGAGCGCATGGCGGAGTGTCGCAGCACATTGGGGGTGGTGGTCCTGGCTGGGGAGCTCTATGCCCTGGGGGGCTATGATGGCCAGTACTACCTACAGTCGGTAGAAAAATATGTCCCCAAGGTGAAGGAGTGGCAGCCTGTGGCACCCATGACCAAGTCACGCAGCTGTTTTGCCACGGCTGTGCTGGATGGCATGGTGTATGCCATTGGTGGCTATGGCCCCGCCCATATGAACAG TGTGGAGCGGTACGACCCCAGCAAGGATGCCTGGGAAATGGTAGCCCCCATGGCAGACAAACGGATCAATTTTGGCGTTGGTGTCATGCTAGGGTTCATATTTGTGGTTGGGGGACACAACGGGGTATCACACCTGTCCAGCATTGAGAGGTATGACCCACACCAGAACCAGTGGACAGCGTGTCGGCCCATGAATGAACCACGCACAG GGGTTGGCTCAGCGATCGTGGACAACTACCTCTATGTGGTGGGGGGTCACTCGGGATCATCCTACCTGAACGCTGTCCAGCGGTACGACCCCATCACAGACAGCTGGCTGGACTCAAGCGGCATGATGTACTGCCGCTGTAACTTTGGCCTGACTGCTCTTTGA